A genomic stretch from Candidatus Woesearchaeota archaeon includes:
- a CDS encoding HAD family phosphatase encodes MERKKKGKLQKTKKNAYDLVVFDLDGTIIDNVKYIWQLIHTYLKTDQKKREHYRQQFFAREIHYAEWARMDIKLWKERQARKKDIMRGMSSIRLMNGARQTLMALKKSGHKLAIISGSLNIAVEKVLPEYREIFDYVLVNKIYFRRNGEISRIIPTKYDIEHKLTGLKHICRLENIHLSRTAFIGDNYNDIHIAEAAGLSIAFCPNSKDLEKVADVIIRKKDLRLVLPHITE; translated from the coding sequence ATGGAGAGGAAAAAGAAGGGAAAGTTGCAAAAAACCAAAAAAAATGCCTATGACTTGGTTGTTTTTGACCTGGACGGGACCATCATTGACAATGTTAAATATATTTGGCAGCTGATCCACACTTATCTTAAAACAGACCAGAAAAAAAGGGAGCATTACAGGCAGCAGTTCTTTGCAAGGGAAATTCATTATGCTGAATGGGCGCGCATGGACATAAAGCTGTGGAAAGAAAGGCAGGCAAGGAAAAAAGACATCATGCGGGGCATGTCATCAATCAGGCTCATGAACGGGGCACGGCAGACACTGATGGCCCTTAAAAAATCAGGGCATAAGCTTGCAATCATTTCAGGCAGCCTGAACATCGCCGTGGAAAAAGTGCTCCCGGAATACAGGGAAATTTTTGATTATGTGCTTGTGAACAAAATTTATTTTCGCCGGAACGGGGAAATCAGCCGCATCATTCCAACAAAATATGATATCGAGCACAAGCTGACCGGCCTGAAGCACATTTGCAGGCTGGAGAATATCCATCTGAGCAGGACCGCTTTCATAGGCGACAATTATAACGATATCCATATCGCAGAGGCAGCTGGCCTGTCTATTGCTTTTTGCCCTAATTCAAAGGATCTTGAAAAAGTGGCTGACGTAATCATCAGGAAAAAGGATTTGCGCCTTGTTCTTCCGCACATAACCGAATAG
- a CDS encoding glycoside hydrolase family 15 protein: protein MPRQQYYGIIGNGETCALVSPTAEIDWLCLPKFDGNIVYSRALDRISGQSFGLSLLDNNRELLVQNTKQAYIPKTNVLQTTISFKQTTMTITDFFPWKQRFLFRIVSVKNLAPKTRRFSIRVNSGIGSSQKKFKDLAETQMISKKPMASLGIYLKPENFKDFKLKEGGERNASLVLAYSETARAVRGMLNRAKYIDPELEFGRAVKFWQDWMDRGKRIKLDHMEFSKMLERSLLTMKLLIFEKTGAMIAAPTASFPAVPAGTDNWDYRFCWIRDSYFMSRALLMTGHFEEVKRQLRFFYFIQGNDGHWKQPFYTINGKTAPKEMVLKKLRGPNMEEIIRVNNGAKNQLQLDSEGSVLHTTYLYYVFTQDVEMLEHCWTKIRKAANWIQANYNRPENGIWEFRERKEHWVYGKVLCFVGLESAIRMANVLGHKYPDSWEKTRSKMKSEITRNAWSEQRQAFLQNYDEDAQIDISVLAVEDYGLVEPGDRKMRATLKLIEEKLIMDKGAVKRYEDAVLPFFLPTLWLVSHYIRSRNLAKARKMLLDAIEFSTDLYLCAEHFDQHSGQQHGNFPQAFCMSSFVEQIMKMTEDRNVLETLMGTVEDNINFIVDLVKKLNEKVVSGFPKIPGINK from the coding sequence ATGCCAAGACAGCAATATTACGGGATTATTGGCAATGGGGAGACCTGCGCTTTAGTCTCACCCACCGCAGAAATTGACTGGCTATGCCTGCCAAAATTCGACGGAAATATTGTCTACTCCAGGGCCCTGGACAGGATTTCAGGGCAAAGCTTCGGCCTGTCGCTGCTGGACAACAACAGGGAGCTCCTGGTCCAAAACACAAAACAGGCCTATATCCCGAAAACCAATGTCTTGCAGACAACAATTTCCTTTAAGCAGACAACCATGACCATCACTGATTTCTTCCCGTGGAAACAGAGATTCCTCTTCAGAATCGTTTCTGTGAAAAACCTTGCGCCCAAAACAAGGAGATTCTCAATCCGTGTTAATTCAGGGATAGGCAGCTCCCAAAAAAAGTTTAAGGACCTGGCTGAAACGCAGATGATTTCCAAAAAGCCCATGGCCAGCCTCGGCATTTACCTGAAGCCGGAGAATTTCAAGGATTTCAAGCTGAAGGAGGGAGGAGAGAGGAATGCCAGCCTTGTGCTGGCCTATAGCGAGACCGCACGGGCGGTGAGGGGCATGCTGAACAGGGCAAAGTACATTGATCCCGAGCTGGAGTTTGGGAGAGCAGTAAAATTTTGGCAGGACTGGATGGACAGGGGAAAAAGAATTAAGCTGGACCATATGGAATTCAGCAAAATGCTGGAGAGAAGCCTTTTGACCATGAAGCTGCTGATATTTGAAAAGACAGGCGCAATGATTGCTGCGCCGACTGCAAGTTTTCCTGCGGTGCCCGCGGGGACAGACAATTGGGACTATAGATTCTGCTGGATAAGGGATTCGTATTTTATGAGCAGGGCATTGCTGATGACCGGGCATTTTGAGGAAGTTAAGAGGCAGCTCAGGTTTTTTTATTTCATTCAAGGCAATGATGGCCACTGGAAGCAGCCATTCTACACAATAAACGGCAAGACTGCCCCTAAAGAGATGGTCCTGAAGAAATTAAGAGGGCCCAATATGGAAGAGATTATTCGTGTCAATAATGGCGCCAAAAACCAGCTGCAGCTTGACAGCGAGGGGAGTGTTCTCCACACCACTTACCTTTATTATGTTTTCACTCAGGATGTGGAGATGCTTGAGCATTGCTGGACAAAGATAAGGAAAGCCGCAAATTGGATTCAGGCTAATTACAACAGGCCGGAGAACGGGATATGGGAATTCAGGGAAAGAAAAGAGCATTGGGTTTATGGAAAAGTTCTGTGCTTTGTGGGCCTGGAGTCGGCAATCAGAATGGCCAATGTGCTCGGGCACAAGTATCCAGATTCTTGGGAAAAAACAAGGAGCAAAATGAAAAGCGAGATTACAAGGAATGCCTGGTCAGAGCAAAGGCAGGCCTTTTTGCAGAATTATGACGAGGATGCGCAAATTGACATCTCGGTGCTTGCGGTGGAGGATTATGGCCTGGTCGAGCCGGGTGACAGGAAAATGAGGGCAACACTCAAGCTGATTGAGGAGAAATTAATAATGGACAAGGGGGCTGTAAAAAGGTATGAAGATGCAGTCTTGCCCTTCTTTCTGCCCACACTGTGGCTGGTCAGCCATTATATAAGGTCAAGGAATCTCGCCAAGGCAAGAAAGATGCTGCTTGATGCCATAGAATTTTCAACTGATTTGTACCTCTGCGCCGAGCATTTCGACCAGCATAGCGGACAACAGCATGGCAATTTCCCGCAGGCCTTTTGCATGTCCAGCTTTGTCGAGCAGATTATGAAGATGACGGAGGATAGGAATGTCCTGGAAACCCTGATGGGAACTGTGGAGGACAATATCAATTTTATTGTAGACCTGGTAAAAAAGCTGAATGAAAAGGTGGTTTCCGGATTTCCAAAAATACCGGGAATCAACAAATGA
- a CDS encoding glycosyltransferase, whose translation MRILFASQSFFPNIGGVSTHLLNLGVGLQQRGHSVSEVHLRPPNAESYEEIRNISVFRVPKEPLDRKMLAGYSRFKEAVYNESHGLAVGFTKDPVESEGYAEYYKVNDEIGNQLDSLLEKELPEVVHIHDFQLLLLYRYIPRGIPLIFTWHIPFVPTMSRFLKEFMIRHMNEFDRVIFSTRAYADEAVKHGLIREKVEVICPITDTALFKKLDVPPSRFRKRYRMKKNAQVILCVQRIDRKSGHEQLIRAMPAVLKKYPEARLVFVGGKSLSGKISNDRKVYEKRVKDVIKELGLRKKVVFTGNIDYESLPEVYNSADIVALTSKLEGFGLSVTEGMACGKAIIGTNAGGIPEQVKHGYNGYLVGVGDYKATAAYIIKLLGDEKLRERMGQNGMKTVKKKFLKSYTVDKHIKLYHDVLLEKTERYSPRMMKLEDVQGLVTDLDRTLADVPGRVGNDVIKALKGLRKPLILSTGRPKKFAIDFYKRYPIFDAVVSENGAVIYMSEDDRMITITNKFVATAMGRIKHEGIKARFGSVITSVNVRDSSRLEKALKPIRKHLKLVRNVDEIMVLPKNVDKATGSKIALDLLKLDPGKVIIIGDAENDVELFNLPGYRVAVANAHAKLKMVADHVTKKPASRGIIEIINQLKS comes from the coding sequence ATGAGAATACTATTTGCAAGCCAGTCGTTCTTTCCCAACATTGGTGGTGTTTCAACACACCTGCTTAATTTGGGAGTAGGGTTGCAGCAGCGCGGGCACAGCGTGTCTGAAGTGCATTTAAGGCCGCCAAATGCGGAAAGTTATGAGGAAATCAGGAATATTTCTGTATTTCGAGTGCCCAAGGAGCCTCTGGACAGGAAAATGCTGGCCGGTTACTCACGGTTTAAGGAAGCTGTGTATAATGAATCGCATGGCCTTGCTGTGGGGTTTACAAAGGACCCTGTGGAAAGTGAGGGATATGCGGAGTATTATAAGGTAAATGATGAGATAGGCAACCAGCTTGACAGCCTGCTGGAAAAGGAGCTTCCAGAAGTTGTGCATATACATGATTTCCAGCTTCTTTTGCTTTACAGGTATATTCCAAGGGGCATTCCATTGATATTCACATGGCACATTCCTTTTGTGCCCACAATGTCCAGGTTTCTGAAGGAATTCATGATTAGGCACATGAACGAATTTGACAGGGTGATTTTCTCAACAAGGGCTTATGCCGACGAAGCCGTCAAACACGGCCTGATAAGGGAAAAAGTGGAGGTTATTTGCCCCATCACGGATACAGCACTGTTCAAAAAACTGGATGTGCCGCCAAGCAGGTTCAGAAAAAGATACCGCATGAAAAAGAATGCGCAGGTCATTTTGTGTGTTCAGAGAATTGACAGGAAAAGCGGCCACGAGCAACTTATCAGGGCAATGCCTGCGGTGCTAAAAAAATACCCGGAGGCAAGGCTTGTGTTTGTGGGAGGCAAATCATTGTCAGGAAAAATAAGCAATGACAGGAAAGTGTATGAAAAAAGAGTGAAGGATGTGATAAAGGAGCTGGGACTAAGGAAAAAGGTAGTATTTACAGGGAATATAGATTATGAAAGCCTGCCGGAAGTCTACAATTCCGCGGATATTGTTGCCCTGACCTCAAAACTTGAAGGGTTCGGGCTGTCAGTCACAGAAGGGATGGCTTGCGGAAAGGCGATTATAGGCACAAATGCAGGGGGCATTCCGGAACAGGTCAAGCACGGCTATAATGGCTATCTGGTCGGAGTCGGGGATTACAAGGCAACGGCCGCATACATCATAAAACTGCTGGGCGATGAGAAACTAAGAGAAAGGATGGGCCAAAATGGCATGAAAACTGTCAAGAAAAAATTCCTGAAAAGCTATACGGTAGACAAGCATATAAAGCTATACCACGATGTTCTGCTTGAGAAAACTGAGAGATACAGCCCGCGAATGATGAAGTTGGAGGATGTCCAAGGCCTTGTCACGGACCTTGACAGGACTCTGGCTGATGTCCCGGGAAGAGTGGGCAACGATGTCATTAAAGCCCTCAAGGGATTGCGAAAGCCCCTGATACTGTCAACTGGCAGGCCAAAAAAATTTGCCATAGATTTTTATAAGAGGTATCCCATTTTTGACGCTGTTGTGTCAGAGAACGGAGCGGTTATCTATATGAGCGAAGATGACAGGATGATTACAATCACCAACAAATTTGTTGCAACTGCCATGGGCAGGATAAAGCATGAGGGTATCAAGGCAAGGTTCGGCAGCGTGATAACAAGCGTAAATGTCAGGGACAGTTCCCGACTGGAAAAAGCATTAAAGCCAATTCGCAAGCATCTCAAGCTGGTGCGCAATGTGGACGAGATAATGGTCCTGCCAAAAAATGTGGACAAGGCGACAGGCAGCAAAATTGCACTGGACCTGCTTAAATTAGACCCTGGAAAGGTCATAATTATAGGGGATGCGGAAAATGATGTGGAGCTCTTCAACCTTCCGGGTTATAGGGTTGCGGTTGCAAATGCCCATGCTAAACTGAAAATGGTGGCAGACCATGTTACCAAAAAGCCAGCTTCAAGAGGGATAATAGAAATCATTAACCAGTTGAAAAGTTGA
- a CDS encoding metalloprotease — MTTSATEIGQLFKAWLAISLAFAIVLGGFSLTTKFLQVMVIAAFTVGIGFLLHELAHKLVAQAYGAWAEFRSFDQMLLLAIIMSFFGFVFAAPGAVFIHGHIDMRKNGIISAAGPWTNIGIAILFAISGLIFSLPAIFIAYGFMINAWLAAFNMIPFGNFDGRKVWAWSKLAYIITLLISIFLVMASQMFTLL, encoded by the coding sequence ATAACAACTTCCGCAACGGAGATAGGCCAGCTTTTCAAGGCCTGGCTGGCCATAAGCCTGGCATTTGCAATTGTCCTCGGCGGTTTCTCATTGACTACGAAATTCTTGCAGGTGATGGTAATAGCTGCCTTTACTGTCGGCATTGGATTTCTGCTGCATGAGCTTGCCCACAAGCTTGTGGCGCAGGCCTATGGTGCATGGGCAGAGTTCAGGTCTTTTGACCAGATGCTGCTGTTGGCCATTATAATGAGCTTTTTTGGCTTTGTCTTTGCAGCGCCTGGCGCAGTTTTCATTCACGGCCATATTGACATGAGAAAAAATGGGATTATTTCAGCGGCAGGCCCATGGACAAATATCGGCATTGCCATCCTTTTTGCGATTTCGGGTTTGATTTTTTCCTTGCCTGCAATTTTCATTGCCTATGGCTTTATGATCAATGCATGGCTGGCTGCATTCAACATGATCCCCTTTGGCAATTTCGACGGCCGGAAAGTCTGGGCATGGAGCAAGCTCGCCTATATCATCACTTTGCTGATCAGCATTTTCCTGGTCATGGCATCCCAGATGTTTACTTTATTGTAA
- the map gene encoding type II methionyl aminopeptidase: protein MQIEDLGKWRKAGRLTAEVREFSRTVVRPGTRILDAVEIIEKKIYELGGEPAFPVNISLNDCAAHYTPVPNDETIFSDQLVKVDCGVHVDGCIGDTAVTIDLSGKYADLVNAAKEALEAAIATLKDGGSLGEIGATVHSKITSKGFSPVINLSGHGLNKFVVHDSPNVPNYDTGDARKVAAGSIIAIEPFASLGKGEIYESGNAMIFSVSRKAGIRNIITKKVFQEIEKYRGLPFCTRWLAKKFPEAQVNYAMRDLKQLGVLHDYPPLVDVRHGMVSQAEHTIFVGEDGIEVLTKV from the coding sequence ATGCAAATCGAAGACCTTGGGAAATGGAGAAAAGCCGGCAGGCTGACAGCAGAAGTAAGGGAATTCTCGCGCACAGTTGTCAGGCCAGGAACAAGAATCCTTGATGCAGTTGAAATCATTGAAAAGAAAATCTATGAGCTCGGCGGAGAGCCTGCATTTCCTGTCAATATCTCGCTGAACGATTGCGCTGCGCATTACACTCCTGTCCCCAACGATGAAACAATATTTTCTGACCAATTGGTTAAAGTGGACTGCGGCGTTCATGTCGACGGCTGTATTGGCGACACAGCAGTGACCATTGACCTTTCAGGCAAATACGCAGACCTTGTCAATGCTGCAAAGGAAGCTCTTGAAGCGGCAATCGCGACTTTGAAGGATGGAGGGTCGCTTGGCGAAATCGGCGCAACTGTGCATTCCAAAATAACTTCAAAAGGCTTCTCGCCTGTAATCAATCTTTCCGGGCACGGTTTGAACAAGTTTGTCGTGCATGACTCCCCTAATGTGCCAAACTATGACACAGGAGATGCAAGGAAGGTTGCGGCAGGTTCGATTATTGCCATTGAGCCTTTTGCCTCGCTTGGCAAAGGTGAAATCTATGAGTCTGGCAATGCCATGATTTTTTCTGTCTCCCGAAAGGCAGGAATCCGGAATATCATCACCAAGAAGGTTTTCCAGGAAATAGAAAAGTACAGGGGGCTGCCTTTCTGCACCAGGTGGCTTGCAAAAAAATTCCCCGAAGCCCAGGTGAATTATGCCATGCGAGACTTGAAGCAGTTGGGCGTCTTGCATGATTATCCCCCATTGGTTGATGTCAGGCACGGCATGGTCAGCCAGGCCGAGCACACCATTTTTGTTGGCGAAGATGGCATTGAAGTCTTGACAAAGGTGTGA
- a CDS encoding secondary thiamine-phosphate synthase enzyme YjbQ: protein MKPYTEYLWFNTKKKQEFLNITGQVENAVRKSGIKDGLALINPMHITAAVYVNDAESGLIEDFQAWLEKLAPYGLPYRHHQTGEDNADAHLKRTLMGHQVVMPVTDGKLDLGPWEQIYYAEFDGQRRKRVIVKVVGE, encoded by the coding sequence ATGAAGCCTTACACAGAATATCTCTGGTTCAACACCAAGAAGAAACAGGAATTTCTCAACATTACCGGCCAGGTCGAAAATGCGGTCAGGAAATCCGGCATCAAAGATGGCCTTGCCCTGATAAATCCAATGCACATCACTGCAGCCGTATATGTGAACGACGCAGAATCTGGGCTGATAGAGGATTTCCAGGCATGGCTTGAAAAGCTTGCGCCATATGGCCTGCCATACAGGCATCACCAGACTGGCGAAGACAATGCTGATGCGCATTTGAAAAGGACCCTGATGGGACACCAGGTTGTGATGCCAGTTACTGACGGAAAACTGGACCTCGGGCCGTGGGAGCAAATCTATTATGCGGAATTCGACGGGCAAAGAAGGAAAAGGGTCATTGTGAAGGTTGTCGGGGAATAG
- a CDS encoding methyltransferase domain-containing protein: MASEPASLKESANKIEKLIRQGIYKDRIKSRVRSGDFEEAFSIARALISNSRTGKLPDSFAFNESDLRFATNQVIAAYRAKRLACDEIVDVGCGIGMQAIAFAKTCKRVIAVDIDPRKVGYAKFNAEKEGVGNIEFHSGDGMALLKTIKKADVIFCDPERPATEASRSLGSLQPAIQDLIGYYGKISESLCIELPPQIRWVAQDSEREYISLNGQLNRLNIYLGKARLSNISAVCLPQEARLTDKDEENIFAYASPLDYIYEVDPAAERAGLVQRIPGQGLFMYEKYLTSEKLVKGDFFKASYKVLAIESNGKDAIRHSLAGFNARKAVLHGNIAPDRYWEEKNAIQAGLAGEKTLHVFLGEDEAIICEKG; the protein is encoded by the coding sequence ATGGCATCAGAACCAGCTTCTTTGAAGGAATCTGCAAACAAAATTGAAAAATTGATCAGGCAGGGCATATACAAAGACAGGATAAAATCAAGAGTCCGATCAGGGGATTTTGAAGAAGCATTCTCCATTGCCAGGGCGCTTATAAGCAACTCCAGGACTGGGAAATTGCCGGATTCTTTTGCCTTTAATGAATCTGACTTAAGATTTGCAACAAACCAGGTTATTGCGGCATATCGCGCAAAGAGGCTTGCCTGCGACGAAATTGTGGATGTTGGATGCGGCATTGGCATGCAGGCCATTGCATTTGCGAAAACATGCAAAAGGGTAATTGCCGTCGACATTGACCCCAGAAAAGTGGGCTATGCAAAATTCAATGCTGAAAAAGAAGGAGTTGGCAATATTGAATTTCACTCCGGCGATGGAATGGCTTTGCTTAAAACCATAAAAAAAGCAGATGTGATTTTCTGCGACCCGGAAAGGCCTGCCACGGAAGCATCGAGGTCTCTTGGCTCGCTTCAACCTGCAATCCAGGATTTGATTGGGTATTATGGAAAAATCTCTGAATCCCTTTGCATAGAGCTGCCTCCGCAGATCAGGTGGGTTGCCCAGGATTCTGAAAGGGAATATATAAGCCTCAATGGGCAGTTGAACCGGCTTAACATTTACCTCGGCAAGGCCAGGCTGTCAAATATCTCAGCTGTTTGCCTTCCGCAGGAAGCACGGCTCACAGACAAGGATGAGGAAAACATTTTTGCTTATGCCTCCCCGCTGGATTATATATATGAGGTTGACCCTGCTGCAGAGCGCGCTGGGCTGGTGCAGAGAATCCCCGGGCAAGGCTTGTTTATGTATGAAAAATACCTGACTTCTGAGAAGCTGGTTAAAGGGGATTTCTTCAAGGCAAGCTACAAGGTTTTGGCTATTGAATCAAATGGCAAGGATGCCATAAGGCATAGCCTAGCAGGCTTCAATGCCAGGAAGGCTGTCTTGCATGGCAACATTGCGCCTGACAGGTATTGGGAGGAGAAAAACGCAATCCAGGCAGGGCTGGCCGGGGAAAAGACCCTGCATGTTTTTCTGGGTGAGGATGAGGCAATAATTTGCGAGAAGGGCTGA
- a CDS encoding zf-TFIIB domain-containing protein, with translation MEQENIFNCPRCSGFFARQPMRKLQHPAGILLDVCDKCHGMWIDGHEIAVLEKSGILADNKKRVGNGKKKGKGGKK, from the coding sequence ATGGAACAGGAAAATATTTTCAATTGCCCAAGATGCTCGGGATTTTTCGCCAGGCAGCCTATGAGGAAATTGCAGCATCCTGCAGGCATACTCCTGGATGTATGTGACAAGTGCCATGGAATGTGGATAGACGGCCACGAGATTGCGGTTTTGGAGAAATCAGGCATCCTAGCTGACAATAAAAAAAGGGTAGGTAACGGAAAGAAGAAGGGAAAAGGTGGTAAAAAATGA
- a CDS encoding LemA family protein has translation MIGGLIVLGVIVLLVLTYISIYNTLVRMNEGVNGGWANVETQYQRRVDLIPNLVSTVKGAADFEAGTLEEITRLRSQWQAAPDVNAKIETANQIESALSKLLVIAENYPQLTATQNYQALQDELANTENKISVERKRYNDLVRAFNAKIKTFPSNIVAGNLGYTDKTYFEAAAGAETAPLVDFGQ, from the coding sequence ATGATTGGCGGGTTGATTGTGCTCGGAGTTATTGTTTTGCTTGTTTTGACGTATATATCAATTTATAATACCCTTGTCAGGATGAATGAAGGCGTCAATGGTGGCTGGGCAAATGTTGAGACCCAATACCAAAGAAGGGTTGACCTGATTCCCAACCTGGTGTCGACGGTGAAGGGTGCTGCTGATTTCGAGGCAGGCACACTTGAGGAAATAACCAGGCTCAGAAGCCAATGGCAGGCAGCGCCTGATGTAAATGCGAAGATAGAGACAGCCAACCAAATTGAATCTGCGCTGTCAAAGCTGCTTGTGATAGCTGAAAATTACCCACAGCTGACTGCCACACAAAATTACCAGGCATTGCAGGACGAATTGGCCAACACTGAAAACAAGATTTCAGTGGAGCGAAAAAGGTACAATGACCTTGTCAGGGCATTCAATGCGAAAATCAAGACTTTTCCAAGCAACATAGTTGCAGGGAACCTGGGCTACACTGACAAAACATACTTCGAAGCTGCTGCAGGTGCAGAGACAGCTCCACTTGTTGACTTCGGACAATGA
- a CDS encoding TPM domain-containing protein produces the protein MRLNRTKLAFFFISLLFILPGLAMSQAASVKIRQYVVDNANVFDAGTELELTRILTELEQATNGVQFVVFTEAQIPSDTTLEERTLSLAEENGIGKQGADNGVLLYLATEDRQYRWEVGYGMESTLNTPLLGRLSRQYMVPDFQAGNYGLGILKGIDAASKVILGSTDPDIVKLQSGDAGSASEISTGNIIIFSIIVLLALIMGIMRFFFMTRAVIRLASGKSKKEDKVFQDVATLILLGSLGGRRGGRGGFGGGGFGGFSGGGGSFGGGGFGGRFINC, from the coding sequence ATGAGGCTGAATCGGACCAAGCTGGCCTTTTTTTTCATTTCTTTGTTATTTATCCTGCCAGGCCTGGCCATGTCCCAGGCAGCATCTGTCAAAATACGGCAGTATGTTGTGGACAATGCGAATGTTTTTGATGCAGGAACTGAGCTCGAGTTGACGCGGATTCTTACAGAGCTCGAGCAGGCCACCAATGGCGTGCAGTTCGTTGTGTTCACCGAAGCGCAAATCCCATCTGACACAACGCTCGAAGAGCGGACTTTAAGCCTTGCAGAGGAAAACGGGATTGGGAAGCAGGGTGCTGACAATGGCGTCCTGCTCTATCTTGCAACTGAAGACAGGCAATACCGCTGGGAAGTCGGCTATGGCATGGAATCAACCCTGAACACCCCCTTGCTCGGCAGGCTGTCGCGGCAATATATGGTTCCTGATTTCCAGGCAGGAAATTATGGGCTGGGAATTCTCAAAGGCATTGATGCTGCATCAAAGGTAATATTGGGCTCAACTGACCCTGACATTGTCAAGCTGCAGTCAGGTGATGCAGGCAGCGCATCAGAAATTTCAACAGGAAACATAATCATATTCTCAATTATAGTCTTGCTGGCCTTGATAATGGGCATAATGCGATTTTTTTTCATGACCCGGGCTGTTATCAGGCTGGCATCTGGGAAGTCCAAGAAGGAAGACAAGGTATTCCAGGACGTTGCAACTTTAATTTTGCTGGGCTCCCTTGGCGGTCGAAGAGGAGGAAGAGGTGGCTTTGGCGGCGGCGGTTTTGGGGGCTTTTCAGGAGGGGGAGGCAGTTTCGGCGGCGGCGGCTTTGGCGGAAGGTTCATTAATTGCTAG
- a CDS encoding SurA N-terminal domain-containing protein, with amino-acid sequence MVSGMLLLQKYFQITGGDGSSSTGKAAYADSVSEFSKLSKSKNLGFDSGAADNSDSENTNSPSDMVTGSGTVSVNGQDSVVDGDSQGAPELSASASFSGSGADARVADASAMTMEEIVQTREILQQEAQRQNIVVSDELVDSTIQASLQMYGMTEQELQAELTERGMSMESYKSEMKTNLEIAKLITDNVDLDSIEVTVGEVDAFIAANQEAFSDFLDNPDAMEMIRVRVRNLLIQQKQQEIIEGYVETISAT; translated from the coding sequence ATGGTATCTGGCATGCTCCTTCTGCAAAAGTATTTTCAGATAACAGGCGGGGACGGATCCTCAAGCACCGGAAAGGCAGCGTATGCTGACTCAGTTTCAGAATTCTCCAAGCTGAGCAAGTCAAAGAACCTTGGATTTGACAGCGGCGCTGCTGATAATTCAGATTCTGAAAACACAAATTCGCCATCCGATATGGTAACTGGCTCTGGCACTGTCAGTGTAAATGGGCAGGATTCTGTTGTGGACGGAGATTCTCAGGGCGCCCCGGAATTGAGTGCAAGCGCAAGTTTCTCTGGCTCTGGAGCTGATGCACGTGTAGCTGATGCCTCCGCAATGACCATGGAGGAGATTGTACAGACAAGGGAAATTCTGCAGCAGGAAGCCCAGCGTCAGAATATTGTGGTAAGCGATGAGCTTGTTGATTCTACTATCCAGGCCAGCCTTCAGATGTATGGCATGACTGAACAGGAATTGCAGGCAGAGCTCACTGAAAGGGGCATGTCAATGGAATCCTATAAGTCTGAAATGAAAACAAACCTTGAGATTGCCAAATTGATCACAGACAATGTTGACCTCGACAGCATCGAAGTCACAGTGGGGGAAGTCGATGCGTTTATCGCAGCAAACCAGGAAGCCTTTTCAGATTTCCTGGACAACCCGGACGCAATGGAAATGATAAGGGTAAGGGTGCGGAATCTCCTCATTCAGCAGAAGCAGCAGGAAATAATTGAAGGGTATGTGGAAACAATTAGCGCGACATAA